From Cucumis melo cultivar AY chromosome 3, USDA_Cmelo_AY_1.0, whole genome shotgun sequence:
ggtcgttacaattacACTACATTACCATGATCACCTTGCACCGCTATTTGCACCTTAGTGTATATAATTAGGTTAAAATATATTGTTCATATCCACACTGTATAGAAGATTATGCATAGGTTTAGTTGCACAATAGATTTAATCAGAACATTAATTCCCTGAGTTTGACCCTCTACTTACAGAAAACCTCTTtttgcttacacttgggcaGTAGAGAGAAAAACTTGTATTACATGCATATCACGAGGAAATTAGCAATGCATAGATAAGAATTGCACCTTTTATCGCATCATTATATTTTAGCCGCCTACTAAGCCACTCATGTAGCGCTTAACATGATACATCTATGAATGAAAGTTGCATTTAACAACAAGCAATAGCCCTTTTTGGGTAGATGTCGGGGAGATCTCGGTCATCTTAGTAAATCTCAAGCGAAATCTCGGGGAGATCTCAGTCATCTCAGTAAATCTCAAGCGAGATCTCGATTGATCTTGATCAAGATCTCGGTCATCTCGGTCAATGTCGGGCAAGGATTTGATCAATCTCAGGCGAGATCATCagaattttctaaaataaaattagaattttctaaaataaaattttctaacTTATCGATTTCTTTTGGGTTTTCTCGGTGCATCTTGGTAGACAATTAGACCGAGATTCAATCATTTTTTAGATCTTTCCcaatcttatttaattttttttatcttttcaaaaaaattattcaaaccTTCCTTATGACTCTCGAACGTCTCAAAGCCATCCGCAACAGTGTGGTTGTTGATCAAAAGTGAGTGGTTTCCAAGTGAAGTTAGataatcctatttacgataccATTGAAGAAGGAGATCGTGAAGTAGATCGAAAGTAGACTGTGAAATAGAATGAAGAAGGAGATCAAAAATTGGAAAATTTGGAAACAGAAGACTGAAAGTTCGAAAATTTAAAAACGGAAGAAGAACACTGGAAATACTTGGAAAAGGAAAATTCTCAAACGAAAATGATTTAATATGGAAAGGGgtagttttttcatttttaaaatatttaacaaaaaaaaaaaaagaaaagaaaagaaaagaaactaattgaaaaaattgtcatttttgcattttataaaattaaggtGTGACAGAAGCTTATTATTTAGAAATATAGTTGACAGCGGGTGCAATTTTCATATtaaatatgtttattttttggCAAATTCGATCACTCATTCTTTGGTAGGTCAAGCTTGGTTATTTGGTATTTGTTGTATCCGGGTTGGTTATTTTATCTTCTTCATATGGATTCCCAGAATGTGTAGCCATATGGACATAAATTTTATTAACTAATTAAGTTCTTtcctttaaataaaaaaaaaaaaaaaaaaaaaaaacacacctATGATTTCATAAAAGGTTCctataataataaatagttaATGTGGTAGGATTGTTTGAGAGGCTTTAACAAACCATAACCACTATATGAAATTATATCAATCTATTCAAaactaaattctaaattttaaaatcatatgTACTCACTTTCAACTTTATTCATAACATACGGACCAAACTTGGAATTTATCCTAACTTAATTTATAATATAGTACCTAATACATACTACATTTTTAAACTGGTCTTTTAAAAAGTATAAtaaagtgacaaaatatttatactttatgAAACAATTTCAAGAACAGAAAAAACTcacaggcccacaatgaaaaatacaaaaaatgctctGTTAACCACAACATCAACGTGTGTAATATAATTGGTACACTATCATTTTGATTTGCCGATTGTTTGGTACACCATCGATTGgatttaggtagccaaatctaaattatgttttttacaagattttttatatttagtacacgatcttgaacaatcaaataatagtttgaaaaaaaaatagatcttttatatttgatacaaaatcttgaaccaaataacaatggaaaaaaaatcacaaaagaGGGAGAGAAGCGATAAAAAGAAAcagcaaacctgaaatattttttaaaaataaccaCCTTCATCTGCCTTTTCATTTTGTTACCCGTATCctaaatattttattgaattgttatatttatgaaaattttttatttttaaatatatttatctttctttaatataattgtgcattttatattttaaaattcaagttttgaaggaaaaaaaaaaagggaaattatattgggtggcacaataaaaatccaatttagcaatattagcactaacattttcaattctgcaaatatagcaactttttaattttggttgatatttcttattttattctttttattattccaaaattgcccttctttggtgttttctcttcctctttcgtttttctttattgttctccatcattttttgttttcttcttctcttatctatcgttcttcttcaccatttctcctattcacctacttctcttctcctcgtcttcttctgcctcttctccactgtccttctcttctctcttcagtttcagtcttttagatttctccctctttgtcgacttttttttttttttttttttatcatctcctcctcgtcttcttcccttattctcctcattttttcttcaaagaaaacaaaaattatgtatgtatttcttccccttttttgaagctttaatattatttctgtaaattgctcatatattatttattaaaattaggactacgattaattcttcctcatctcttttatttgttcataatatcttttatcgaaaggaactttgtagatcagtttggttttatttagttacgttcggttctgttttttttttaatttgtatcagttttttatatcaatggtatgatatacttatattatatgtattagttgactgatatacttactacgtgttttttatttttccaaaattgttgTAGTTTATTGTAGTTATGGTAAAATTGGCAgtaattatttttcaaagtggtcaatgggatgagcaacattactacgtggattacaaaacaaattgtgttttggttgatggagcgatatcatcatttgattcttttgtgaacttgattcatactgaaattcaggttgagtcatgtattgaattttcagttttaatttgttgactataggcgataatgatgttcaacatgttattaagattgtaaacataccataacaagtgtatcatgattagtgcatcaggtgtatttaattaattgaatgtatcaacaacatatcaagtgtttcaaactaataatatgtatcaacgaagtttagcaagtgattaagtgtattaaatctatcaagtatatcaacaaacaataacaagtgtatcaacgatatataacatgtaacaatgatatataaagtgtatcattcttagtgcatcaaagtgtatttaattgattgagtatatcaacagttgagcaactgtatcaacaacatatcaagtgtatcaaactaataatatgtatcaataaagtttaacaagtgattaagtgtattaaatctatcgagtgtatcaagaaacgataacaagtgtatcaacgatatataaaatgtatcattcttagtgcttcaagtgtatttaattgattgagtgtatcaacaacatatcaagtgttttaaactaataatatgtatcagtgaagtattagagagtaaaaaaagtGTACAAGCAGTACATCAAATCAGATGTATCAACAGTATATTTTGGTGTATtaacggtatatattggtgtatcaaccgtatatattggtgtatcaactgTATATATTGgcgtatcaaccgtatatattggtgtatcagtaatgactgaagggtaacttcgtaatttcgtaattttaaaatgcgggctgggcttcaattttgctatttttgcaaatgtaaaaataaTGTGCTATGGacctaatttatgatactataattgtcatatttgcaagagccaaaaaaaaaaaaaaacattttcaaatgtagcaagaaaattaaaactatttacatatGGTAAAATCATGAAATTGTCTATGgcatatttgaattttttttttttttttttttgctatattttaggAATGATTtcaattcttaaaaaaaaagtagaaacccAAACTATTTACTGTAAAAAACGGAGTGAAACACAAAATTCATCCCATCTTATTTGTGGAGAAGACTACATAATTTAGTCAATTTTCTACTTTTGGTCATTTCCCttcacattttcttttctttacttttcttttctttttttactattttttactCTTCctcttaaaaaacaaaaacataaaaacgTTGTCGAGAATTTGCAGGTTTTTATGAGAATTCAGACTGAACCCATAAAACAGAATCGGGTTTGAATCAAGCAGACCAACTCGGTCCTATTAACCCAAACTTCactccattttccaaaactatATACATAATATACACTCCTCTCTTCCTTCATAAACAAAGCCTCTGGATTCCAAATCAAATTAGCAGCCATAACTTTGCCACGCACAGTTTTTCGGAGAGAAAAATGGCCAAGGCCATGATAGCATCTCAACCTTTACTCTGCAACCTCTCCTTTCCAGTGATTAAACCCTACGCTCTAACTTCTCCCCTCTCTCCTTTTCGTTTCTTCAGACCACAACAACCACTTCTCTCTCCTTTAATCTCCACCCCCACTCCCTTCTCACTCTCACCCAATCGCCGGAATTGTTCTCTTACCCGCCCTGCCGCTCGCAAGAAACCCACATTCGTCGATTCTGCAGATTTTTCCAACGAGGGCAATTCCGATGTCCGACGGTTGCTTCAAATTCTGCTCTGGGGTGCTGAGGCTGTTTACATTTTGTGGCTATTTCTCCTTCCTTATGCTCCGGTTTGTTTTAATCGctatttcttgttttatttAGCTTCTGTCTTGGGGATTGATGTTTTACTTTGTTAAGCTCTTGTTGACAAACAAAACAACACACTCAGATTGATCTCGTAGACTACAGTTTCTGTTGATCTGAAAGTTCATTTCTATTTGCTCTTAATAATTACAGGGAGATCCCGTGTGGGCAATCAGTTCAGAGACTGTGAATTCTCTTGTGGGTCTTTCTCTGAATTTCTTCTTTGTATTGCCTGCTATGAACTCTGGTACGCTTGATTTGTTGTTTCCTTCACTCTATAACTACGTGTTGTTATTACTTACCTGCCAATCAATTCAGAAAGCATGTCTCATGTTTTGTAGATTTAACCGTCTAATTATTTGGAATTGTCTTTCCCCAgacaatctttttcttttctgaaaaCTAGAATGAAGAAAACGATTCACCCCTCCAGTATTGAATGGGGTTGTGGTGAGGAGATGAGGTACAGAGTGGGGATGCTGTCAAGAGTTGTTTGTGGTATTGAGTTGAGTTATGAAGGGTCCATTGGATTGACTTTCCAAGTATTTATAAACGTCTTTTTGCATTTATAAGCACTTGTTTAAACACTTATAAAACGAATCCAAACACTCTTGGTCTCTAAAGTTAATATATGTTGGAGTTAGGAAGGGTCTAGAGTTAATGTACAAAAGAGAGTGGGGGAAGATGGAATTCTTCAATAAATGTGCAAACTTCAACAATGAAGACTATTGAAATTGGTGGAGTTGATTTATATAACCCCTGCTTATCGAAGTCGGTGGGCCAAACTCCTGAGGCTTGCTATGAGTTCAGTTGGTATATCTTTAATGATATGAGGTCCGAACCCCCCTAATAACTCAATAACTGAAAATTTGTGTTTTCTCTACCTGATTATACTTGTATGTCAGCCTGGTAAAACCAAAGAAGGCTGGCCTCAATATTGTTCCTTTTTCAGTTCAATAATTGCAGAGATGAGAGATCAACTCTGTAGCCCTAACGGAGCAAACAAATGTCAACTACTATTGAGTTACATTTTACTTGAGAATGCGCTTTATAGTTTATCTCCTTCATAATTTTTGATAATAAACTTTCTGGCAGGACAGTGGGCATTCGTGTGATTGATGCTCCTGTTCTTCACCCAGTAAGAATTATTTTCAAATCATTGACTGTATGTCATTTTTCTTCACTCAATGACACCATTGGCATAACAGACTTTTCTTTCTCATTAGATGTCTGAGGGATTGTTCAATTTTGTCATTGCATGGACGCTCATGTTTGCTCCCCTGCTATTCACGGATCGAAAGAGGGACCAATACAGTGGTTCGTTGGACTTATTGTGGGGCTTCCAGATGTTCCTTACAAACAGTGAGCTTTGTTTCTAACTTGTTTCTTTGATTTGAGACATTCATGATGGAGCGAAGTTTAGTGTACATATGTTTCCCCTTGATAGTCTTTCTTTACATCTTAAAGGGATATATTCTATTTGATTTGAACAATTGCAGTACCTGAGAATCATAGGATTTCTCGTAAATAATACGATCTTTGTTGCAGTCACGTATGAATGGATGAtctattttgtttgttttggttttaattGTTTGCCTTAGACTTCTCTATATCGGTTTGGGATGGGATGTTAAATTACAGTCCAGACACTAAGATGTAATCAGATAACTTTTTAGCAAATAACTTTTCTTTATGTGGTGCACCAGCCTTTTTGATACCTTATATGGCCATCCGGCTTAATGAGGCTAGTGAATACTCTGCCCCGCAACCGCAGTCGAAGCTGGGCACTTTGATGACCAATGGAGCTCCTGTCGTTGGCGTGATCGGTGGTGCAATATGCATCATATCGATAATATGGTCGTTCGTTGGTCGAGCAGATGGTAACTTTGGAGGTGTAGCAGAGAGATGGGAGTTCTTGATCCAATATCTATCTTCAGAGAGGTTAGCTTATGCTTTTATTTGGGATATTTGCCTTTACAGTGTATTCCAGCCTTGGTTGATTGGAGGAAACCTTCAAAATGTTAAGGAGAGCAAGGTTGGAGTGGTAAGTTCCCTTAGATTTGTCCCTGTGGTTGGCTTAATTGCCtatcttctttttctcaaaCTTGATGAGGAATTATAATGTCTGCTTGCATGTAACAAGGACTAAAAATTAGATAAATATGGGTTATTTGTTAAAAGACAATTTAGGCCAAAGTACTTCCTTTGAGATCATTGAGATCAGATTCCGATTCATCACTCACGTCAACAAATAAAGTCAATACAAGTGAATGGGAAATATGATCGTTCTAACTTTATAGAACACAATTTACATTAAGTAAAGTTTGAAACATCAAGGTTGATGAAAGTATTAAGATTCTAACTTTATGAGAATATCGATGCCAATgcaaattttgaaaagtaaataaaaatctATGGAAATTTAATGTAAATTGTTACAATTAGTTAATGCGACTTTAATTAGACTATAATTGAAGAAAGAGATATGTATCCTCGGTTGGGGCAGGCTCTCTTCTTGAACCCTTTCCTCATTTGCCATCTCCTCTGTCGAAAGATAGGAAGAGAGAGGAGTTCGCTCTTCCATCTGCAGAGAATGAGTTAAAtttaaagaagaaatgaaaaaatatttatcaaataatataagattttataatattttgaagTGAAATGATGGGAAAATAAAAGTTGTTGATAGTAAATGAAACTAAACTAACCTCAATTTAGGTCTGTGGtgaaatatatgaaaaattaattaaaaaaaaaagtttgaataaAGTCTGAATGatgttaaaaaataattttttttgctcTCTTATGGTTTTTCTCGGACTCGGTTTCCTTGAAAATGAAAGTTTTATATTGAAAATATAACTTAAAATTGAGAAGATAAAGTtgaaaattagaagaaaaaaatagcaCATCGACAAAGCTCATTTTTCTTGAAAAGTGATGTTAGCTTGTGAAACTGTACAATTGCATATAATCAGTATCAACTTTCCACCATGGACAGAAGTGGAGTGGAATACAagtcaattttatcattttttttttttttttgtgtatatGATTTTTATGTAGCAAGCAATCGTACAACTAGAAGAATAACAAGCTAACTCACCAATATATCAACACATTCGgctgttaattaattaataaacttGGATCATGGTACTCCCTCCCACACAAACTTAACGTAGCTATAACCTATCTTACAAGTCTAGATGAATGTTCAAGCAAACAAAGAGCTTCGTGATCATATATGTTTTGTTTGGTCTAGATGAAACAAAAGATCTTGCTCCATAACTATTCGACACAAGACTTCATCCTTATTCATACCACTCGTTAAAAGAAATGtttaaaaatatgttgtaattgatatgaGACTTATCGGTTGAAACTATCTAGACAACTTTTCATCACTTTGGCAAATTGATCAAAATTAGAAGTATCGACAAATAAACTGAGGATCTTGGTTAGTGTTAAGACCTCTAATATTACACACTTATAAAAGGAGGGGCAAGAAAGGAATAGTGTTAGTCGAGATGTATAGAAATGTTATTGAAAGCGAGGATTTCACCTGATTGGGTCCCACGATGATGAGTAAGTATAAAGAAAGAATGTTTAGGGATTTGGGAAATAGGTATTTCGTAGTAAAGGTTGATATGCCTTTTATTGGGAAGAAGTTTCTAGCTTTCTCTAAGGAGCTGATTCTACATTCTacattctttttttgttctttgaTATTCTTGTCTTTATTATGAACTcatatttagaaatataaataTCACAGAGTATTGTTTCTATTTCTCTCTTATTGGGGTTTTTACTGATTTTCAGGTTGAAAACCCTAACAAATTGGTATTAGAGCTAGTCCATCATGGCCAGAATAAGATCCATGGCTCAAAAGCAATTAGAAGAGCGTGTAGAAAGCCATGAGAAGGAAATGCCAAAAATCAAGGAGATGATCATTACATTGAAAATGAGTGTGGAAAGGCTTACTGATGAGATCAAAGAAAATAATAGTGACAAAATAAGGGAGGAATCAAGTCGTCGGATGGGTCTGACTACAAGATGAAAGGGAAAATAGAAGAAGTTGAGGCAACGACTACCGTGGGAGGAGGATcatttaacaaaaattaaatacaaGAAGTTAGAGATACAAATATTCGCAGGGGAAAATCTAGAAAGTTGGGTGTATAAAAGAATataagaagcatctgactccttcatgcaggccccacttggctcggggggatatagctcagttggtagagctttgctattgcaattgggtcgttgcgattacaggttttttcaaaataaatgaGCTATCAAACGGGAAGAAGGTGAAGGTCGCAGTCGTTAGCTTTGCGCAAGACGAAGTTAATTGGTTTTGTTGGAGTAATAACAGAACGAAATTGGTATCGTGGGATGATCTGAAACAACGGATGTTCAAACATTTTCAGCTCACTGGAGAAGGGAGTTTAGAGGCAAGACTTATCAGAATCCAACAAGACGGTACTTACCTGAAATATTTGAAGAAATTCCTAAATTATTCAGCACCCTTGCTGAAGATGCCAGTGTAACGCCctaaaaatttagataattttggagttaattatcttaattttgtttaattagatttaatttttgggcgttattttgaatccatttaatgagaattatttgatttatgtgggaattaaaattaattaaatgtttcttggatgaatatttaattaattagaggttttaacacatggtgtttgttgagtttttattaaatggtaggttaagaggattaagtaaagttgtggatttttagtattgttgaagttgaatttaattaaataattacagacgttatttaattaaaccgtagggtgaaaagtttgttggagatttgataattacatgtatacgtggaaatatatatataattattatgttaaaggaaaagataattatatttattgaaatataattatttaaggaaaagatagttgtattttggagaaaggatatttattaaaggagaaaaagtaaaataattatattttgggaaaatataattatttgtaaaaggataattaattactttgaagaagataaataataattaattattgtggaagataattaattattttggagaaagataaatagtaattaattattgtagaagataattaattattttggagaaagataaataataatt
This genomic window contains:
- the LOC103488603 gene encoding uncharacterized protein LOC103488603 codes for the protein MAKAMIASQPLLCNLSFPVIKPYALTSPLSPFRFFRPQQPLLSPLISTPTPFSLSPNRRNCSLTRPAARKKPTFVDSADFSNEGNSDVRRLLQILLWGAEAVYILWLFLLPYAPGDPVWAISSETVNSLVGLSLNFFFVLPAMNSVGIRVIDAPVLHPMSEGLFNFVIAWTLMFAPLLFTDRKRDQYSGSLDLLWGFQMFLTNTFLIPYMAIRLNEASEYSAPQPQSKLGTLMTNGAPVVGVIGGAICIISIIWSFVGRADGNFGGVAERWEFLIQYLSSERLAYAFIWDICLYSVFQPWLIGGNLQNVKESKVGVVENPNKLVLELVHHGQNKIHGSKAIRRACRKP